Proteins from a single region of Kluyveromyces lactis strain NRRL Y-1140 chromosome C complete sequence:
- a CDS encoding uncharacterized protein (conserved hypothetical protein) — MYLNDTGIRRCGPPRPRPRSTHPLLAQLESSACATAIKDYEKELLAYFQELQECDLPNPKMIDNQPELDWYMRPYLLDFLIDLHGILRLSEPVLFLAIQIMDRYCSKRIVFQKHYQLVTTTSLWIAAKFEDKKSRTPTLNQLISACSHIYDSYMFIQMESHILETLRWNIRTCFTTFDAIQLCFKDTDIIWPTEDVSMLQIVSIFFAELSCYDKHYMAFSSSVKATSGIILASVLLGDNCFQKHISTLLLDFLDLKCESLGLTVCHHSVVSSCKEKDPFSIICAPLLRVDENTHVDIRRCCLLYLNDIFKPLTANKDLPTALMSKYDKICLQDYITAYTSQNIDKYLHLCKLTQALLNPIYDRTRLLEQINMVTDIMVGLELCQQGPIRDELPLKIYQSVLLPSSDELKEEILKNNELHGSSRSASSTEITSPWTPASVFSAKRSLSDASSIDNELDLVDVPRAKDARALRLPTPLRKCVSSDFAPNI; from the coding sequence atgtATTTAAACGACACAGGCATCCGTCGTTGTGGACCTCCAAGGCCTAGACCAAGATCTACACATCCATTGCTGGCTCAATTGGAATCTAGCGCTTGTGCTACCGCAATAAAGGACTATGAGAAGGAATTACTAGCGTATTTCCAAGAACTCCAAGAGTGCGATTTACCTAACCCAAAAATGATAGATAATCAACCTGAACTAGACTGGTACATGAGGCCTTACTTGTTAGACTTCCTTATTGATCTTCATGGCATTCTCAGATTATCTGAACCCGTTTTATTCTTGGCAATACAAATTATGGACAGATATTGTTCTAAAAGAATTGTCTTTCAGAAACATTACCAGCTTGTTACAACCACTTCCTTATGGATAGCGGCAAAATTTGAGGACAAAAAATCCAGGACGCCAACTTTAAACCAACTGATTTCAGCATGTTCTCACATTTATGATTCATACATGTTCATTCAAATGGAATCTCATATCCTGGAAACTTTACGCTGGAACATACGGACATGCTTTACAACTTTCGACGCCATTCAATTGTGCTTCAAGGATACCGATATAATATGGCCTACAGAAGACGTTTCTATGTTACAGATAGtttcaatcttttttgCAGAGTTATCATGTTATGACAAACACTACATGGCTTTCTCATCATCAGTTAAAGCTACTTCTGGTATCATTTTAGCTTCTGTCCTTCTAGGAGAtaattgttttcaaaagcACATATCCACCTTGTTGCTGGACTTTCTAGACTTGAAATGTGAGAGTCTGGGTTTGACCGTGTGTCATCATAGTGTCGTTAGCTCTTGCAAGGAGAAAGACCCTTTTTCTATAATATGTGCACCACTATTAAGAGTGGACGAGAACACACATGTTGATATAAGAAGGTGCTGCTTACTATATCTGAATGATATTTTTAAACCCTTAACGGCAAATAAAGATCTACCCACGGCATTAATGAGCAAATATGATAAGATTTGTTTGCAAGACTATATCACCGCTTATACAAGTCAGAACATCGATAAATATCTCCATCTATGCAAATTAACACAGGCGCTTCTTAATCCAATTTATGATAGAACAAGATTACTCGAACAGATAAATATGGTCACTGATATAATGGTGGGCTTGGAGCTGTGCCAACAAGGCCCTATTCGTGATGAGCTTCCGCTAAAAATTTATCAGAGTGTTTTACTTCCGAGTTCTGATGAACTAAAGGAAGAGATTCTCAAAAATAACGAACTACATGGCTCAAGCCGTTCAGCGTCGTCTACGGAAATAACATCTCCTTGGACCCCTGCTTCGGTATTTTCAGCGAAAAGAAGTCTTTCTGATGCATCATCTATAGATAACGAATTAGATTTAGTGGACGTTCCAAGGGCTAAAGATGCCCGAGCACTCAGATTACCGACACCACTACGAAAGTGTGTATCTTCAGATTTTGCTCCGAACATTTAA
- the AVT2 gene encoding Avt2p (similar to uniprot|P39981 Saccharomyces cerevisiae YEL064C AVT2 Putative transporter member of a family of seven S. cerevisiae genes (AVT1-7) related to vesicular GABA-glycine transporters), whose product MQIAADKKYAKLALSDKQSKNEPNPFELELTSFDDTAKTADSAVDQNIFNVNEEDPLTDDIYLSNEAKSNRYMAFMNMANSILGSGVIGQPFAMKNCGIIGGLFATILMSILVDWTIRLIVINLKLTGKSTYQASVETAMGQWGGLLILVSNGLFAFGGCVGFCIIIGDSIPHVLSAFFPSHTDLFHRNVIITLVTLFISFPLSLNRDISKLSKTSMLALLGLIAIVIIIVVKAPLVSGEYKGTFHLHQLFITPRIFQGISVISFALVCHHNTSFIFFSLRNPSLKRFNQLTHVSLILSCIVCLTTAYSGFLNFKDKTVGNILNNFPSDDNVINFARLLLGFNMLTTFPLEIFVLRDVIRDIIYYNKDDPEPVKLTTKMHALITSGLVLIIMCIALSTSNLGALLEIIGATSASLMAYILPPLTNLVITGKKKSLKEKLPYCGCIVFGVILMFVSTAQTILEAFA is encoded by the coding sequence ATGCAGATAGCCGCTGATAAAAAGTATGCAAAACTAGCTCTGTCTGATAAACAATCGAAGAATGAACCAAATCCGTTTGAACTGGAGTTAACGTCATTTGATGACACCGCGAAGACAGCTGACAGCGCAGTTGACCAAAACATTTTTAATgttaatgaagaagaccCATTAACAGATGACATCTATTTATCTAATGAGGCAAAATCTAACAGGTACATGGCTTTCATGAACATGGCGAATAGTATTTTAGGATCAGGAGTGATAGGGCAACCTTTTGCGATGAAAAATTGCGGAATCATCGGCGGATTATTTGCGACCATATTAATGTCCATACTGGTTGATTGGACCATTCGTCTGATTGtgatcaatttgaaattaacCGGTAAGAGTACTTATCAAGCATCTGTAGAAACAGCAATGGGTCAATGGGGAGGACTTTTGATTTTAGTATCCAACGGCCTATTTGCATTTGGTGGTTGCGTTGGGTTTTGCATTATCATTGGAGATTCAATACCTCATGTTTTGAGCGCCTTTTTCCCTTCTCATAcagatctttttcatcgGAATGTCATTATCACATTGGTGACTTTGTTCATATCGTTTCCGCTATCTCTTAACAGGGATATCTCCAAGCTTTCAAAGACATCAATGCTTGCACTTTTAGGACTTATTGCAATTGTTATTATCATAGTTGTTAAAGCTCCACTAGTAAGCGGCGAATATAAAGGAACTTTCCATTTACATCAGTTGTTTATTACACCAAGGATATTTCAAGGCATTTCTGTGATTTCATTTGCGTTAGTATGCCATCACAACACGagttttatatttttctcGTTGAGAAATCCCTCTTTAAAAAGATTTAATCAGTTGACACATGTCAgtttaattctttcttgcATCGTTTGCTTAACAACTGCTTACTCTGGGTTCCTTAACTTTAAAGACAAAACAGTGGGTAATATTCTTAATAATTTCCCTTCTGATGATAATGTGATTAATTTTGCCAGACTTCTTTTGGGATTTAACATGCTTACTACGTTTCCTTTGGAAATCTTCGTTTTGAGAGATGTGATAAGGGACATAATATATTACAACAAAGACGACCCTGAACCAGTAAAGTTAACGACAAAAATGCATGCCCTCATAACGTCTGGTTTAGTTTTGATTATAATGTGTATCGCTTTATCAACTTCTAATCTTGGTGCACTTCTAGAAATCATTGGAGCAACAAGCGCTTCTCTCATGGCATATATACTTCCTCCACTCACTAATTTGGTTAtaacaggaaaaaaaaaatccttgaaagaaaagttacCTTATTGCGGTTGTATTGTATTTGGTGTTATACTCATGTTCGTGAGCACCGCTCAAACTATATTAGAAGCGTTTGCGTAA
- the SEC2 gene encoding guanine nucleotide exchange factor SEC2 (similar to uniprot|P17065 Saccharomyces cerevisiae YNL272C SEC2 Guanyl-nucleotide exchange factor for the small G-protein Sec4p located on cytoplasmic vesicles essential for post-Golgi vesicle transport), with translation MADQEESKRISLQVTSLSTQLIESIDKQSQLEEQLLVAKKTISTQQNIANSYNELKQELQSLKLQYETDKTKFKKQEEICADAEKKVATLNQEIEDLTASLFDEANNMVADARKEQNAVEILNSKLKEQLKEKDLLLDTLSMQLKNLKNVLYKFENDFNSSKNVSLSDSATSSTTSIDRSTTNLTSVNDNSLSFQGVLFSPLLHSLRYDVPLYTEYLKFLAVLPQCENLQQTTSESKLLRRLINYEISPVLRLDNASGVGWLVKRNLMNLMMEGLVSIEPISGINETYRTGYSSPSIPDSPEVENKDSHLFSRPVNSPPVAMVEPCAFCGENRNDILEHGRLYIFKTYQKLENGKNELTNQFPVCHYCLLKLRQVCEIFAFLRSLRSGAWHLEKVALASIHQGKVNAYSEVTKASRPKMKSKRLSIFQGLKQSQSSTPIIENGPQFADKNGLPTTNIQRSWARLSQLRASLQWSHIGVWSLDESVATDIAPSTDISKAKSFEEEQGLGIASNNIPVPITHEEDETFDFEADTANSISVDETVNGIRHTDQSSDDIGDHNEKTNEKTATDLQGKNEEKKSKKIEPQHSRQPSQSSTVLNDNKESAESAHDTHASSEEPSDLLETYQDLSADLEPESEKPENLDNSDEEDSFNDAKDVVN, from the coding sequence ATGGCGGATCAAGAAGAGTCAAAGCGCATATCTTTGCAAGTGACATCTTTATCTACGCAATTAATCGAAAGCATTGATAAACAATCCCAATTAGAAGAACAGTTACTAGTGGCTAAGAAAACCATTTCCACTCAGCAGAATATTGCGAACTCatataatgaattgaagcAGGAACTacaatctttgaaattacaATACGAAACCGATAAGacaaaattcaagaaacagGAAGAAATTTGTGCTGATGCCGAAAAGAAAGTGGCTACATTGaaccaagaaattgaagacttAACCGCTTCTTTATTCGATGAGGCTAATAACATGGTAGCAGATGCAAggaaagaacaaaatgCTGTAGAAATATTAAACTCGAAGCTCAAAGAGcagttgaaagaaaaggattTATTACTTGATACATTGTCAATGCAGTTAAAGAATCTCAAAAACGTACTCTACAAGTTCGAaaatgatttcaattcttcgaaGAACGTTTCACTTTCAGATTCTGCGACGTCCTCTACCACATCAATTGATAGATCAACCACCAACCTAACCTCAGTAAATGATAATTCATTGTCGTTTCAAGGCGTGTTATTTTCCCCTCTTCTGCATTCGTTAAGGTATGACGTTCCTCTATACAcagaatatttgaaatttcttgCTGTGCTACCACAATGCGAAAACCTTCAACAAACCACTTCGGAATCGAAACTATTAAGGAGATTAATAAACTATGAAATAAGTCCCGTCTTGCGACTTGATAATGCCTCCGGAGTAGGATGGCTTgtaaaaagaaatttaaTGAATTTAATGATGGAAGGACTGGTATCAATCGAGCCGATTAGTGGAATAAATGAAACATATCGTACAGGATATAGTTCTCCAAGTATTCCCGACTCTCCAGAGGTCGAAAACAAAGATTCTCATTTGTTTAGCCGTCCGGTGAATTCTCCGCCTGTTGCTATGGTAGAACCATGTGCTTTCTGTGGTGAAAATAGAAACGACATCCTTGAACATGGAAGACTttatatcttcaaaacatATCAAAAGCTCgaaaatggtaaaaatGAGTTAACAAATCAATTTCCCGTGTGCCATTACTGCTTGTTGAAATTAAGACAAGTTTGTGAAATTTTCGCATTTTTGAGATCATTGAGATCTGGTGCTTGGCATCTAGAAAAAGTAGCTTTGGCATCAATACATCAAGGCAAGGTCAATGCTTACTCCGAGGTAACTAAAGCATCAAGGCCGAAAATGAAATCCAAAAGATTAAGTATTTTCCAAGGATTAAAGCAATCGCAATCTTCAACTCCTATCATAGAAAATGGTCCACAATTTGCCGACAAAAACGGACTACCAACAACCAATATCCAGAGGTCATGGGCCCGTCTTTCACAACTACGAGCATCTTTACAATGGTCGCATATTGGCGTATGGTCTCTCGACGAATCGGTAGCTACAGATATTGCCCCATCAACAGATATTTCCAAAGCTaaaagttttgaagaagaacaaggtCTAGGCATTGCCTCAAACAATATCCCTGTCCCTATAACACATGAGGAGGATGAAACTTTCGATTTTGAAGCGGATACCGCAAACTCTATCAGTGTGGATGAAACAGTCAATGGTATACGTCACACAGATCAATCATCGGATGATATTGGCGATCATAATGAGAAAACTAATGAGAAGACTGCCACGGATTTACAAGGAAAGaatgaagagaaaaaaagcaaaaaaattgaaccaCAGCATTCAAGACAGCCCTCACAATCATCCACAGTATTAAATGATAACAAAGAAAGTGCCGAATCAGCTCATGATACCCATGCATCATCTGAAGAGCCAAGTGATTTATTGGAAACTTATCAAGATCTGTCCGCTGATCTTGAACCCGAATCTGAAAAGCCTGAAAATTTGGATAattctgatgaagaggatAGTTTTAACGATGCAAAGGATGTCGTCAACTAG
- the TOF1 gene encoding Tof1p (similar to uniprot|P53840 Saccharomyces cerevisiae YNL273W TOF1 Protein that interacts with topoisomerase I), which translates to MSEPDDVDTVKERLAEDRQNIHIQNEYQDISYTIIKARIGMLATAIGGPDHSVDSVNPPYKVGDDCLACIKDLIRWFKLVDDNQKRWDVEMATAEFKILQNDLIPILLDWEAKNSAATRKSKKTGEDISIFFPNKSYHDRIALGALQLMVLMTWPLIITDQSSYNQVNYYFELKKHQLLYKHAILTTENGKVLKAAIRLALNVMSVDVDHRTARDDSLIRMVLNFLKNVVAIEPGEVTISSVKRLKRPLTMAEMLPTNITVDDISINSVITAFDKNKVFGFLLTVASSLSDAVDPNFVSWPLLEVMFFLTKDINPIRLFKNQRKSYKLGTDHEITDSNMTTSGKHLSELLAKEHEKKLNVIKNTSSRHSRFGGLLSIQTPQNTRLTIASNSVNMRDDAALQELDSRKKWNKTITMRLDVIEGLSSSFFSTEGNSIYMSSDNITSIKEFLADFVDSSFNLLLQNATDSFTSEIQDQLPLHKIEYMLFISWFVKFQRSRCIYEIDATPDYVSGALLDECYILFTKYLRESYEQKNWPVVHAGMLLFTEYLEFLLSLDQSWEADVQAVISKILSENMLQLLASLPKSATSHSSQYVKACINLTHVVLKTIDKFDENSSLTVESKRKRKVNLNHTAIEKYAKDNDLDYESAFDILEEQFKQVTINFDKVFRGYLTEPTISTYIRYLQSYKELEDKDLIRVLKFFQRVFVKAKEELFLFRIDFMILCREILSQQGLPTTSELRTHFTKFNEYYLKQLKNKLKKMPSLYINILFPMLHDSQISYYMRHGKMKLTEGTPDIVLPSTFINIPDEGSLPKKVLLDMQVGILVSSLIDDGYEDLIEALLLNLQSSFDGLKGKVAEGINSLEEERVKKVAFNATNSEIKRALYQQPEFRRLLILAGFAIPEANQPACYFINNKTPTEVQLVIETIQKHRSLPFESEIGKPASYYLSSHYQEYEDPEEYGSDLNNGSYFEDLEIMDKRTEGRELSKGKAQSKLVQRSKGKRKAIAHHPEENESDFEANASSSTKLPVVSKEYIMDSDDEDPDFGAIFFENETYLRQLLDKHNGSLTETQFSLFAQFCEERVKNNGQLRNDYSALFNETPKSPIFSDVDAETIIIGSASLPSLANEPIETQVVSSEEYSSHPLEEEVTSEQRKRKKPRIESDTEY; encoded by the coding sequence ATGTCAGAACCCGATGACGTTGATACTGTGAAGGAGAGACTGGCAGAAGATAGGCAAAACATACATATTCAGAATGAATACCAGGATATTTCATACACAATCATTAAGGCAAGAATTGGTATGTTAGCCACGGCAATTGGAGGACCAGATCACTCTGTGGACTCCGTTAATCCACCTTATAAGGTAGGTGATGATTGCTTGGCTTGTATTAAGGATTTGATTCGTTGGTTCAAGTTAGTTGATGATAACCAGAAGAGATGGGATGTAGAAATGGCCACAGCTGAATTCAAGATCCTGCAGAATGATCTAATACCTATTCTATTGGATTGGGAGGCAAAAAATAGTGCTGCTACTAGGAAAAGTAAAAAAACAGGTGAAGATATCTCGATTTTCTTCCCGAATAAATCATATCATGATAGAATCGCTCTAGGAGCGTTGCAACTTATGGTGTTGATGACATGGCCCTTAATCATAACAGATCAGTCATCGTATAACCAAGTGAATTATTACTTTGAGCTGAAAAAGCATCAATTGCTGTATAAGCATGCAATTTTGACAACAGAAAACGGAAAGGTTCTCAAGGCAGCAATTAGATTAGCCCTGAACGTCATGAGTGTGGATGTAGATCATAGGACTGCTAGGGATGACTCTCTGATACGAATGGTTCTTAATTTTCTAAAAAATGTGGTGGCAATAGAACCAGGTGAAGTTACAATATCCAGTGTCAAAAGATTGAAGAGACCTTTGACTATGGCTGAAATGTTACCAACGAATATTACcgttgatgatatttccATAAATAGTGTCATAACCGCAtttgataaaaataaagttTTTGGCTTTCTTCTAACAGTGGCTAGTTCTTTGTCAGACGCTGTTGACCCAAATTTCGTTAGTTGGCCGTTGTTAGAGGTCATGTTCTTCTTAACAAAAGATATTAACCCCATCCGATTGTTCAAAAACCAGAGAAAATCTTATAAATTGGGTACGGATCACGAGATTACAGACTCCAACATGACAACGTCAGGTAAACACCTTTCAGAATTACTTGCAAAGGAACATGAAAAGAAGCTTAATGTAATAAAGAATACTTCTTCTCGTCATTCTAGATTTGGCGGTTTATTGTCTATACAGACACCTCAAAATACGCGATTGACAATTGCTAGTAATTCTGTCAACATGCGTGATGATGCGGCATTACAAGAGTTAGActcaagaaaaaaatggaataaAACCATCACTATGAGACTCGATGTTATTGAAGGACTCAGTAGCAGCTTTTTTAGTACTGAAGGTAATTCTATTTACATGTCTTCTGACAACATTACTAGCATAAAAGAGTTTTTGGCagattttgttgattccagtttcaatttgttaTTGCAAAATGCCACAGATAGTTTTACGAGTGaaattcaagatcaatTACCATTGCATAAGATTGAATACATGTTATTCATTTCGTGGTTTGTGAAATTCCAGAGATCACGGTGCATTTATGAAATTGATGCTACACCGGATTATGTCTCAGGCGCATTGTTAGATGAGTGTTACATTCTCTTTACAAAATATTTGAGAGAGAGTTAtgaacaaaagaattggCCAGTGGTCCATGCGGGTATGCTATTGTTCACGGAATACTTGGAGTTTTTATTATCTCTCGACCAATCATGGGAGGCAGATGTTCAAGCTGTGATAAGTAAGATTTTGAGCGAAAATATGTTGCAGCTATTGGCATCTCTCCCAAAATCTGCAACCAGTCATTCTTCACAATATGTTAAAGCTTGCATTAATTTAACACATGTggttttgaaaacaattgataaatttgATGAGAACAGCTCGTTGACTGTGGAGTCAAAAAGGAAGCGTAAGGTGAACCTTAATCACACagcaattgaaaagtatGCAAAAGATAATGATTTAGACTATGAATCAGCCTTTGATATATTAGAAGAACAATTTAAACAAGTGACCATAAACTTTGATAAGGTTTTTCGCGGATATCTGACAGAACCAACGATATCAACTTACATCAGATATCTACAGTCTTACAAAGAACTGGAGGACAAAGACCTCATAAGGGTTCTAAAATTCTTTCAGAGAGTGTTTGTCAAAGCGAAGGAAGAATTATTTCTATTTCGAATTGACTTCATGATATTATGTCGAGAAATTCTAAGTCAACAAGGTCTGCCTACAACTTCTGAGCTAAGAACTCATTTCACAAAATTCAATGAGTACTACCTTAAGCAGCTCAAAAATaaactgaagaaaatgcCTTCTTTGTACATCAATATATTGTTCCCAATGCTCCATGACTCCCAAATATCATACTATATGAGACATGGAAAGATGAAGTTGACTGAAGGTACTCCTGACATAGTATTGCCCAGCACATTTATCAATATTCCAGATGAAGGCTCTCTTCCTAAAAAAGTTTTGTTAGATATGCAAGTTGGAATCTTGGTTTCTAGTCTTATCGATGATGGAtatgaagatttgattgaaGCTTTGTTGCTTAATTTACAGTCAAGTTTCGATGGATTGAAGGGTAAGGTAGCAGAAGGCATCAATTCACTAGAAGAGGAAAGAGTAAAAAAAGTTGCATTCAATGCTACTAATTCTGAGATAAAGAGGGCCTTATACCAACAGCCCGAATTCAGAAGGCTTTTAATCCTTGCTGGTTTTGCAATTCCGGAAGCTAATCAACCTGCTTGCTATTTCATTAATAATAAAACTCCTACTGAGGTCCAGTTGGTAATTGAAACTATACAAAAGCACAGGTCTCTTCCATTTGAATCtgaaattggaaaaccAGCTAGTTATTATTTATCGTCACATTATCAAGAGTATGAAGACCCTGAAGAATACGGATCAGATTTAAACAATGGAAGTTACTTCGAAGATTTAGAAATCATGGATAAGCGAACAGAGGGACGCGAGCtttcaaaaggaaaagcGCAATCCAAACTTGTTCAGAGATCCAAAGGGAAAAGAAAGGCAATTGCTCATCATCCggaagaaaatgaatcaGATTTTGAAGCAAATGCAAGCAGCTCCACCAAGCTTCCAGTCGTTAGTAAGGAGTATATAATGGACTCTGACGATGAGGATCCCGACTTCGGCGCAATATTCTtcgaaaatgaaacatATCTGAGACAGCTCCTGGACAAACATAATGGATCGCTGACTGAAACGCAGTTCTCCCTTTTTGCTCAGTTTTGTGAAGAAAGGGTTAAAAATAATGGACAATTGAGAAATGATTACTCTGCTCTTTTTAATGAAACACCGAAATCACCAATCTTCTCCGACGTAGATGCCGAAACTATCATCATTGGAAGTGCCTCGCTTCCATCTTTGGCAAACGAGCCCATAGAGACCCAAGTTGTGAGCTCTGAAGAATACTCATCACATCCACTTGAGGAAGAAGTAACTTCGGAACAACGAAAGCGTAAAAAGCCACGCATAGAATCAGATACAGAATATTAG